Proteins encoded in a region of the Armatimonadota bacterium genome:
- the ctaB gene encoding protoheme IX farnesyltransferase encodes MKPALVAAQNSIPLPSAVSPSLLRLVALWQLSKPRVTILVWLSALAAMWLPGKPFSWWVLVATATGVWLVVASANGWNQVLERCHDAQMKRTAQRPIPSGRLSAGEAAAISTLWGVIGVLVLWFFVNPLTAMLGAFALLTYVLAYTPAKRFTAWCTVIGAIPGAIPPVMGWTAVTGQLGTEALFLFLMQFLWQFPHFWAIAWKYRHEYREAGFRMLPFDDQEGILLGRLMLVFAIALVGASLVPALLGWRSALYTAGALILGAWSLHATLMFARQPAPTTALRVILTSVGYLPLWLLWLILVP; translated from the coding sequence GTGAAGCCAGCCCTGGTGGCAGCACAAAATTCGATACCGCTACCCTCCGCAGTCAGTCCCTCATTGCTGCGGCTCGTTGCTCTCTGGCAGCTGAGCAAGCCGCGTGTGACGATACTGGTCTGGCTGTCTGCGCTGGCAGCGATGTGGCTTCCGGGTAAGCCGTTCTCGTGGTGGGTGCTTGTGGCAACGGCAACGGGCGTGTGGCTGGTGGTGGCTTCTGCAAACGGCTGGAATCAGGTGCTGGAGCGCTGTCACGATGCCCAAATGAAGCGCACCGCACAGCGTCCCATCCCCAGCGGCAGGCTGTCGGCAGGCGAAGCGGCGGCGATAAGCACCTTGTGGGGCGTCATAGGCGTGCTGGTCTTGTGGTTCTTCGTCAATCCACTAACCGCCATGCTGGGAGCGTTCGCTCTGCTGACCTATGTACTGGCATATACCCCTGCCAAACGGTTCACCGCGTGGTGCACGGTCATCGGCGCGATACCGGGAGCGATACCTCCTGTGATGGGCTGGACGGCAGTGACGGGGCAGCTGGGCACAGAAGCGCTCTTCTTGTTTCTTATGCAGTTCCTCTGGCAGTTTCCGCACTTCTGGGCAATTGCATGGAAGTACCGGCACGAGTATCGCGAGGCTGGCTTTCGTATGCTGCCCTTCGACGACCAGGAAGGCATCTTACTGGGCAGGCTGATGCTGGTCTTCGCGATAGCGCTCGTCGGGGCGAGTCTGGTTCCTGCTCTGCTAGGTTGGCGGTCTGCGCTATACACTGCGGGCGCGCTGATTCTGGGAGCATGGAGCCTTCATGCAACGCTCATGTTCGCCAGACAGCCAGCTCCCACAACTGCTTTGCGGGTGATACTCACTTCGGTAGGGTATCTGCCCCTGTGGCTTCTGTGGCTGATTCTGGTGCCTTAG